GGCCGTACCGGTCATGCCGGCGAGCTTGTCGTACATGCGGAAGTAGTTCTGCAGGGTGATGGTGGCGAAGGTCTGGTTCTCGGCCTTGACCTCCACACCTTCCTTGGCCTCGATGGCCTGGTGCAGGCCCTCGTTGTAGCGGCGGCCCGGCAGGATACGGCCGGTGTGCTCGTCGACGATAAGCACCTCGCCCTGAGTGACGACGTAGTCCTTGTCCTTGAGGAACAGCTCCTTGGCCTTGATGGCGTTGTTGAGGTAGCCGATCAGGGCGGTGTTGGCCGGCTCGTACAGGTTGTCGATGCCGAGGAAGTCCTCGACCTTGGTGATGCCCGGATCCAGGATACCGACAACCTTCTTCTTCTCGTCGACATCGTAGTCCTCGTCGCGGGTGAGCTTCAGGACGAGCTTGGCGAACTGACGGTACCAGCGGGTCACGTCGCCTTCGGCCGGACCGGAGATAATCAACGGGGTACGGGCCTCATCGATGAGGATGGAGTCGACCTCATCGACGATGGCGTAGTGGTGGCCGCGCTGCACGAGGTCGGCCTTCTCCCAAGCCATGTTGTCGCGCAGGTAGTCGAAGCCGAACTCGTTGTTGGTGCCGTAGGTGATGTCGGCGTTGTACTGCTTGCGGCGTTCTGGCGGCTTCTGGTCGGTGATGATGCAGCCGACGTTCATGCCGAGGAAGCGGTAGATACGGCCCATCAGCTCGCTCTGGTAGCTGGCGAGGTAGTCGTTGACGGTGACCACGTGCACGCCTTTGCCCTCGAGGGCGTTCAGGTAGGTAGGCAGGGTGGCGACCAGGGTCTTGCCTTCACCGGTCTTCATCTCGGCGATGTTGCCCCAGTGCAGGGCGGCGCCGCCCATGAGCTGCACGTCGAAGTGACGCTGGCCGAGGGTGCGCTTGGAGACCTCGCGCACGGTGGCGAACGCCTCGGGCATGATGTCGTCCAGGCTCTTGCCGTTCTCGATCTGCTGCTTGAACTTCGGGGTCTGGGCCTTCAGATCCTCGTCGGAAAGGGCGGAGATCTCATCCTCCAGCGCGTTCACGGCCTTGGCCACGTTCTCCAGCTTCTTGAGCTGGTGGCCTTCGCCCATTCGCAGGGCTTTGTCAACAATATCGACCACAGGGTTCTCCCTTGACTGATTGAGTGGTGATGTCCGCGTACCAGAATACAGCCCATCACCGTCAGACATCGATATTTTTCGACCTATTTACAAAAAAATGGGCCGCTCCTTGCGGGAGCGACCCATTTCATATCAGCTGTCTACGTCAGCGAACCAGCAATTCAGTCCTTCTTGACGTTTTCCGGAGTGTCGATCTCGAACACGCCATAGCTCCAGCCGTGACGGTGGTAGACGACGGACGGACGTCCGGTCTCCTTGTTCACGAACAGGAAGAAGTCGTGTCCGATCAGTTCCATCTCGTACAGCGCCTCGTCGATGCTCATGGGCTCGGCGATGTGCAGCTTGCGACGGATGACAATCGGCGTATCCCCAACCTGGACTTCCACAGACTCGCCCGGGCCAAGATCGGAAGCCACTGCAGCCTGCGGACTGTTGTTCGGCTCCCCCTCCAGCTCCTCTGGCTCCGGCTCCGGGGCGATAACGCCCAGATCCACCGGCACCGGGTTCGCGTAGCCGCGACGGTGATCCTTGCGGCGATCACGGGTGCGGCGCAGACGCAGCGTCAGCTTATCAAGCGCCATGTCCAGTGCACTGAACTCGTCAGTGCTGGAAGCCTCGGCGCGGACCACAGTGCGTCCGGCGATAACGGTGATTTCCACGCGCTTGGCGGTATCGGCCTGACGCGGGTTGCCCTCATGAGTCAAAACAATCTGCGCACGCTGCGCATCCGGGGCGATAGCGGTCACACGATTCATCTTGGTCTCGACGACATCACGGAACCTTTGCTTGATCTGCGTGTGACGTCCAGTAACGACGATTTCCATGTTGACCTCCTCTAGTTCAAGCGGTTTCCCGCTATGTGTGCCGAACAGCATCATCACCGTCCGGGTAAGTTTCATTGTAGACGAACAACGGGTAAACAGCCGGAAACTCGCCCATAGAAATACGTTTATTTTCCGACTTTTATCTGCACCCCATCAGTGCCTATACTGGGTGTTTGGGCCTTGTTCCTCAGCGCCGTATTTTCGGACGGTTCGCCATTTCGCTATATTTTTCTTTTCGCCAGCCGGTTCTCTATGGCATATGTATAATTGCAAGCTTGAGACCTCTTGATGGCCGCGGCCGTGATCTTCATTGGGATCGGCTGAGGAACTTCCGGGCTCCATAGAGCACGATGGCGGATAACGTCCGCCCAGGGTGACCTGAGAGATAGCGCAGCAGAGAATAGACCGCCCGTCCTCGACGGGTAAGGGTGAAACGGCGGTGTAAGAGACCACCGGGCCTCTGGTAACAGCAGGCCGCATGGCAAGCCTCATCGGGAGCAAGGCCAAGCAGATGGCGGTAAGGGCTGCTCGCCCATGTCATCGGGTAGGCTGCTAGAGCCTGACGGCAACGTCAGGTCGAGATGGATGGCCATCCGTGCCGCGCGTTCGCGTACGGCATGACAGAACCCGGGGTATAAGAGGTCTCATTTATTCTTTTGCGGCTCCGCCGTGAGTCTCTCCCTCCGGCGCTACGCACCACCTCCCTCGTCAGAGGGAGGTTATTACGACAGTAATTCGGCGGCGACGCGGCGTAGGGTTTCGGGGCTGTGCCCTTTGCGCCCGCCCGCGGACCAGAACCGGCGCTGACGCACCTGCCGATCAAGTCCACGTGTTCTGCGGGCCACTCGACGCCCCAATTCCCATGCGGCATCTTCGAATACGCCTTGTTGTTCGGCCTCACCGCACACCTGCTCGGCGAGCCAGCGATCCACGCCTTTACGGGCGAGCTCCATCACCGCACCGCGCCTGCCCATCATGCGGCCGGCACAGTAGCGCACCGCCGATTCCGCATAGGCACGATCATCGATCAGTTGCACACGGATGAGGCGTTCAATGACCTCATTAACGATTTCTTCGTCATACCCTTTGCCAAGCAGTCGTTCACGCAGCGCACCGGACGAGCGCGGAGCCGCATCCAAGAGACGCAACGCCGCCTCACGGCAGGCATCTGCATCGTTGGAATCATCGGCAACCGCGCCCATACCTCGCCGAGCGAATCGATGGGACGACTCCGCATCGACGTTTCTTTCGCCCTGTTCGGCACGGCATCGTTCCTCCAACGCAACGGGATTGCGCTGAAGGAACGCTTCTGCACTAATCATGATCGGGCCTTGGCGCGAGACGACTTGGCGGCAGGCGCTGCAGTGGCCTTGGTGTCCTTGGCGGCATCGGCCGCAGCGGCCTCGCTGACTGCGGCAGCTGCAGCAGCGTCTTCGTCTTCGGCAAACTGATCGGCGGAACCGATCAAACCAAATTCTGCCTTGACCTTGTTTTCAATCTCTTCGGTGATGGCCGGGTTGTCCTTGAGGAACTGACGAACCTTCTCTCGACCCTGACCAAGCTGGTCGCCCTCATAGGTGAACCACGAGCCGGACTTCTTGACCACGCCGACCTGTTGGGCCATGTCGATGACCGAACCTTCGCGGGAGATACCTTCGCCGTAAAGCATGTCGAATTCGGCGGACTTGAAGGGCGGGGCCATCTTGTTCTTGACCACCTTGACGCGCGTACGGTTGCCCACCGCTTCATCACCGTTCTTCAAGGTCTGGATACGGCGAATGTCAAGACGCACAGAGGCATAGAACTTCAGAGCCTTGCCACCGGTAGTGGTTTCGGGATTACCGAAGAACACGCCGATCTTTTCGCGTAGCTGGTTGATGAAGATGGCGGTGGTACCTGCTTGGGCCAAGGCACCGGTCATCTTGCGCAGAGCCTGGCTCATGAGTCGGGCCTGCAAACCGACGTGGCTGTCTCCCATCTCGCCTTCGATCTCGGCCTTTGGCACCAGAGCCGCCACCGAATCGATAACGATGACATCAAGCGCGCCAGAACGAATCAGCATGTCTGCAATCTCAAGAGCCTGTTCGCCGTTGTCCGGCTGAGAAACGATAAGCGAATCAGTGTCCACGCCAAGTTTGCGAGCATAGGCCGGATCGAGCGCGTGCTCGGCGTCAATGTATGCGGCCACGCCACCCTTCTTCTGGGCATTGGCCACCACATGCAGGGCAAGCGTGGTTTTACCGGACGATTCGGGACCATAGATTTCCACGATGCGGCCCTTCGGCAGGCCGCCAATGCCCAACGCCATGTCGAGCGCGAGCGAACCGGTAGGGATTACTTCGACATTTTGCACGGGCTGATCGCCGAGGCGCATGGCCGAGCCCTTGCCGAAGCTTTTTTCGACCTGCGCCAAAGCAGTGTCCAGCGCCGCCTTGCGCTTGGGATCGAGCTCGTGCTTGGTCTCGGTTGCCGGATCTTGGGCCGGCTTGGTCTCAAGTGCCATGATCTTCTCCTTATCGAAGTCGTATGCGGGTGAACGCCTTCCACCGTATGGGAGGCCATCTCCCACGACAAGCCAAAACGACCATTGTGGTTCCAGCTTGCCCGATCACGCAAGACAAGAACCGCTTATTCCCGCCGAAACGGGCGATTCGCATCTTGACATATACGGCGTGCCTATCCGTCACTGTGGATAACTATAGCCACACAAGCGAACATTTGTTCGAATTTGTGCAACGACACGCCGGCGAGTATCGTTCCTCGACCCAACCAATGAAATCGACCGCCCAGCGCCACAGCATAGAGCCCACTACGCAGCGGGCAGCGGCGGCGCGTTATGGTCACGGCCCCAACGCTTGGAATCAGGAATCTCCATCTGATCGCAGAGCACGTTCCAAATCACGCGAGGCTCCTCCCCCGCGTCCAAAGCCTCAAGAACGGTCATATTCGCCAGCTGCGGCATACGCTGATCCCGGGCCAGAGACCGGCCATAGCTACGACCGAACACTTCTTCAAGCAGCTCCCAAAATTCCCGTTCACGCATACCCGACAGTGTGCCACCACCCGCCGGACAGAAAAACCCGCACCGCCAAACGGCGATGCGGGTCAACAACTCAGGAGGACGTTCCCGCCCCTCATCTCCCACACGATTAACGTTCGACGGACTCGAGGTAATCGGCCACCATACGCAGCATCTGTGCAGTTGACACGCCCAGCGCATCGGAAATGGAGCTCAGCAATTCGGAGCTGGCTTCCTTCTGACCACGCTCGACCTCGGACAGATAGCCCAGCGAGACGCCGGCCTTCTCGGACACCTCACGCAGGGTGCGGCGATCACGCGTACGCAGATCACGCAGCACACGGCCGATAGCACCAC
This sequence is a window from Bifidobacterium breve DSM 20213 = JCM 1192. Protein-coding genes within it:
- the hpf gene encoding ribosome hibernation-promoting factor, HPF/YfiA family, producing MEIVVTGRHTQIKQRFRDVVETKMNRVTAIAPDAQRAQIVLTHEGNPRQADTAKRVEITVIAGRTVVRAEASSTDEFSALDMALDKLTLRLRRTRDRRKDHRRGYANPVPVDLGVIAPEPEPEELEGEPNNSPQAAVASDLGPGESVEVQVGDTPIVIRRKLHIAEPMSIDEALYEMELIGHDFFLFVNKETGRPSVVYHRHGWSYGVFEIDTPENVKKD
- a CDS encoding DUF3046 domain-containing protein, with product MREREFWELLEEVFGRSYGRSLARDQRMPQLANMTVLEALDAGEEPRVIWNVLCDQMEIPDSKRWGRDHNAPPLPAA
- the recA gene encoding recombinase RecA, producing MALETKPAQDPATETKHELDPKRKAALDTALAQVEKSFGKGSAMRLGDQPVQNVEVIPTGSLALDMALGIGGLPKGRIVEIYGPESSGKTTLALHVVANAQKKGGVAAYIDAEHALDPAYARKLGVDTDSLIVSQPDNGEQALEIADMLIRSGALDVIVIDSVAALVPKAEIEGEMGDSHVGLQARLMSQALRKMTGALAQAGTTAIFINQLREKIGVFFGNPETTTGGKALKFYASVRLDIRRIQTLKNGDEAVGNRTRVKVVKNKMAPPFKSAEFDMLYGEGISREGSVIDMAQQVGVVKKSGSWFTYEGDQLGQGREKVRQFLKDNPAITEEIENKVKAEFGLIGSADQFAEDEDAAAAAAVSEAAAADAAKDTKATAAPAAKSSRAKARS
- a CDS encoding regulatory protein RecX; this translates as MISAEAFLQRNPVALEERCRAEQGERNVDAESSHRFARRGMGAVADDSNDADACREAALRLLDAAPRSSGALRERLLGKGYDEEIVNEVIERLIRVQLIDDRAYAESAVRYCAGRMMGRRGAVMELARKGVDRWLAEQVCGEAEQQGVFEDAAWELGRRVARRTRGLDRQVRQRRFWSAGGRKGHSPETLRRVAAELLS